A stretch of DNA from Halobacteriovorax vibrionivorans:
TCACCCACGATCGATTGTGATACTTATATTCGTTATGGGCCACTTCGACTTCACATTCTTTTTTAGAAATAGTCAGGGTTTTATTTAAAAGTCCAAATGGTGATGACTTATGAGAGACAGAGACATCAAAGGAAGACTGAAAACATTCAGTCCCTGTAAATGCTATTACTGAATTAATTGTTAAAAATAGAATACTAAATTTTAGAAATTGCATTTTTATCTACCTCTATCATTAGAATTGTTTGATCATTTGGTAAGAAGTCATTCTCATTATAGCCCTTTTTTGTTTGAAATGTTAATTCACTAATGAATTCAACAGGGGCCGCCCAATTCTTTTTAACAAATGTTAAATACTCTTCTCCATCAATTTTATCTTCAATATTCTTAAAAAAGCCAGGAGATAGCAATAACAGGCCTTCACCTTTATTTAACTGAACTTCTTGCGTTGATGTATTATAGTTCGATGGAAACGCGCTACCATTTCTCGCTAATACAACACCATCTTTATTTAATAATTCATGATCACCAATATTAAGCACCTCAGCACTTAAGTCTGAAAGCTTAATTCTAGCAATTAAAATGGAAGCATCTCCATATTCACTAAAGTCATCTTTCTTACTTTCTAAGTTTGAGATGACTTTAGTCATATCAATATTAGACTCTAGCTTCCAAGTTTCGATTAGTGATAAGAAGTTTCCGATAAGCATATATGATGATGCATGTAATGAAACAATCCATACTTCGCCACCAATTTTAAAGAAGTCAAAAAACTCGCCACCATTTGATGTACCGGCACAAAAGCGTGAAGTAATTCCTACTCCTCTTAGCTTTTCACTTCTAAAAGGCGCCATATTACGATGCATTTCTTTAATATTTTCGACTTGGCCAACAAGTCCTTCCATAACAGAATTCATCTTGAATAATAATTGCTTTTGAGTCTCTAACGCTCTTAGCCCTTCTATCGCATTTTTTATATTGAGATAGTTTTCTTCTACAGACTTGTCTGCAAAAAATATTCCAAGACACATCTCATTGTCTAATAATGAACGATCAAGATCATCCCCTTCATTATAGATAATAATAAAATGGTCCTTGCTTTCGACATTCTTAAATGACTTTGTAAACACCACTTGACTTGCATCAAGTTCACGGTCAATTGAAGATTGTCCCTCTTGAGATTGAGGTAAATTTAATAATTCTAATAGATTATTTAGCTTATCGACGGCAATTTTATCGATATCTGAATCAATAATTCGAACGTGCATAACTCTTCCTAAGTATTCAAAATTATATAGGTATGGCACTAAATTTTGGCACCTTAAGAAAGTATTCTAGCACAATAAGCGACTAATATCATACTAATGCCCCGATTAAATTAAAGATTCCTTAAGAATAACCCGAAGAATTATTAGAATATGGGTATAACCTGACTATAACACTAGGTCTTGATAAATGAAGAAGAGCAAAATCGTAAATTTGGGTGAACGCAGAAAAAAAGCGAGTACTCGTAAGAGTGCTGACAAAAAAACGACATCACCTAAAGCCAACACAAAGAACAAGGTTTCAAACTCTGTACAGACAGATCCTACTGCCGTATTAGAAGCAGAAAACAAGGCCTTAAAACTAGAACAGAAAAAGATCTGTGAGATGGCCGCTCGAACAATCCTTCACGCACTAGACTGCAAAGATCATTATACATATGGACATAGTACTCGCGTTGCTTATTTCAGCCTCACTTTAGGAAGAGAAATTGGACTAAATGAAGAAGAATTATATGACCTAGAACTATCTGCTCTATTTCATGATATTGGTAAAATTGGAGTTCCTGACTCCGTTCTTAATAAACCATCAAGACTTACTGAAGATGAATTCCTTCAAATGAAGAGTCATCCTGAGAAATCTTATGAAATCCTACAAGGCTTTACTCATTTTGAAAAAGTTGCAAAGTTTGCAAAATACCATCATGAGAGATGGGATGGACGTGGTTATCCGGAAGGACTAAAAGGCGAAGAGATTCCTCTTTTCTCTAGAATTATTCTTATTGCTGATACATTTGATGCTATGACTTCAACAAGAGTTTACCGTAAGGGACTTGATTATGAAGTTGCTTATGAAGAACTCGATGAGTTCTCTGGATCACAATTTGACCCAGAGCTAGCACAAGCATTTATTCGCGCAATGAAAAAAGAAGAAGCTAAGCAAGAGAAAACTTTTACTCTTACTATCATAGATGGCCTCTTCAAAAAAGATGCTGCTTAATCTCTAATCACACTTTGGTGTTTCAGCAACAGTATTAATATTATACTCCTGTAAAGTTCTACAATCGTATTCCGTTGCTAAAATCTTCGATGTTGCACATTCCGTTGGCTTGCCTTCTTGTCTAAACCAAGCTTGGTTTGCCTTACAGCTCATATATGCTTCACGATCAACACATGCCCAGTGTTTTCCTTTACAATTATAAACAAGTCCACGACCAAAGTTTTCATAATTAGGTGGAGCACTATACTTAACCTTATCCTTTACGGCCGTTTTGTTTTCTTCAAGTTTATCGACGATTTTTCCTAAAGCAGAATCAAGAGACTCTTTTTGATCTTCATCTTCATTGGAATCACTTGCTTCACCCATCATAGTAGAATCCATATCACTAGTCTCAGGCAAAGGTGCCACAATAAGTGGATCAGAAGATGGCTCCTGCGTTTTCTCACCTAACTCCTGATTCGTTGTAGTTGCTTGATCTTCAACTTGTGGTTCATTCATTGAATCAACATTACCATCAGAGCTTTCAGTATCAGACTTTGTTTCTTGAGTAACGTTTTGATTATTTGTCACTTCATCTGAAGGTTTCGCCTGAGGTTCATCACTTGGCCCAGCAGGTTGACTATCACCTTGTGGTTGCTCATCTTTAGCTTCTACAACTGGCTTAGTTTCCTCTTTAGTATTTTCAGGCTTATTTTCGTCAGCTTTTTGAACTGTTTTTTCTTGTGCCTTATCTTGCGTTTTCTTTGGTTTAGCTTTTCGTGGCTTTCTTGCTTTTCTTTTTACTGGGGCCACCTCTGGCACTTCTTCTTCAGAAGAATCACTAAGTAAGAAGGTATCAACGGCCATAGCGACTACAGCGACAATTAAGATGATCTTAATGAGTTTGCTTTTCTTCTCTTTTTTCTCATCCTTTTCATCTTCATCATCATCGTCATCGTCGTCTTCATCTTCCTCGTCACCATCTTCATCGTCATCTTCGTCATCGGACTTTTTCTTCTTCATTAGCTTTGCTAAGAATGGTAACTGCTTTTCTAGAAAGCTCTTTTCTTTGTCGTCATCTTCTTCGTCTTCTTCATCATCATCGTCTTCGTCTTCGTCTTCATCTTCATCATCGTCAGATTTTTTCTTATTTAATAACTTTGCAAGAAAAGGTAATTGTTTCTCTAAGAAGCTCTCTTCTTCCTCATCTTCATCTTCATCATCATCATCTTCGTATTCTTCGTCATCTGATTCATCATTATCAATAGCGTCTTCAGCTTCGACTTCATCATCAAATTCTGAAATATCTTCATCGGTTGGAATCCCTTGTATCTCAGGTCCTCCTGGGATCTTTATATCAGTAGACGTGGCGTCGTCTAAATCGACTGATTCATCTTCTTCATCAAGTTCATCTTCAGACTCTTCAGAATACTCATCAAGTAACTCTTCATCATCTTCTGACTTCTTGAGCTTTCCTTTCATCTTGTCGAAAAAACCTTTCTTGGCCACGTAAATTCTCCTAATTCTAAACTAAAGAACTCTTTCATTTTACTGTATAAATGGAAATCGATGAAGGAATATTCTCTATTTAGCGCTTTTAACCAACCCTAAAGCTCGGTTAAAGTAGCAAATATTTTTAACGAAATCAGGAGATAGAATCAAAGAGTTTGAATTCAAGGCAGTTTTATCACCAAAATATAATGTCCCATCACCTAAGACTTTGGTTACATTCATGATGACTTCTCCCATTGTGCGACGATAATTAATCTCAACAATAGGACAAATTTTAGATTCAGAATTTTCAAGATAGATCATATTATCAAATTGAATTTTATTATTTAAAAGAGCTTCTGGAATATGCTCTTTGATATCATTGATGTATTTCTCAAGATCAAAAGAAATAGGAAGCTCATTGATTTGAATTAGACGCCCTCCTTTAAACTCTCCCTTATCACTAACGAAATTTTCTACAATAAAGTAGTCATTATTTTTAAAGTCGTAAGTAACACCAAATGTTTTTACAACTTTTACATAGCGAGATTGAACACCTGGAAACCCTAGTCTTTCGAAGTCTTTTACAGAATTTAATACCTTGTTTCCTATTCCTGAAAATGTTTGATCTGGTCGGTAAAAAGTTGGAAATGATTCTTCTAAGTCCTCTTTAGATCTTATAATCTTATCAGCTAAAGGCCTATGCCATTTCGCTAAAGCACATTTTGAATTGGTCTCTTTAACCTGTTCAAAGTTTTCTAAGTTACCCCACCAGTTAATATAATTTGTAATATTGTCGTCAATATTAGGTATCGTAAAACCAAGATCATGAAGATGACTTAAGTACTTATTTGAGTATTTATTTTGGGAACATAGAGTTACATTAGATATATTATTTACAAGAAAGAAAATATACTCTAACTCTTTTAAGAACTTTTCATTTTTGAAGTTTTTATTATTCCGACTTAAGGCCGCATCGAAATCGAGGTTTACCCTAAATCTCACTTCCATTCCTTGCGTTTTGTAACGATGAATCCATCTTGATAATTTTTAATTTTCTCAATGAAGTCTTCATCCATGCCTGTACGAACTCTTCCTTCATGATCGAAAATCATGCCCTTGGCCCTTGCTGGTGATAGTAAGTCAGGAAGTGAAGAGACATAGAACTCCCAAAGGTCTTTTTCGTTTCTCCAGCGATTTAGCCAATGAATTCCAAATCCCACATGAGAAATCTCGTCTTCATAAACCACATTTAAGATTGCAGATGACTTCTTATCTCCAACTCCAGCAAATATATCACGATAGAATTTTGCAAAGTCTAAGTTTGCAGCTTCAAATGTTAATGCCATAACGGCAAAGTACTCTTCAAAGCTTGTTAACTTTTGCATCTGACGCCAAAAGAAGTCATTTACAGGAAGATCGCCAAAGTCTATTCCAAAATCATTCATTCGTTTTCGATAGAGATTGAAGTGCTTGATTTCATCATCAATTGTAGAAAGTATTCCCGTTGCAATACGTTTGTATTGAGACTTATCTTCAATTGGAATATACATTAGAGCAGCCGCCATCATCTCAATCGCCAGTAACTCATGATTAGCAAAGAAGTGAAGTGCCATGGCCTTCTTTTCATCCAAGTGAAAACTTCCTTTCTTTGGGAATTTCACTTGCTCACTAGAAAATTTAATACGGGACTCACGCTCAGGCATGAGATCTTTGATACCATCGGCCGTTTTTTGATAAGATAAATCACTTACTACACTAGTTGCAGTAAGCTTATCCTCTAGAGTTGGTGATTCTAATAATAGCCTTGCGTAATCGTATATATTCATGACTCATCGTTTGGTAACTTTTCTCTTACGACTAACATTCTTACGCTTACCCTGTCCAGAATTTGGTTTACCTTTAAAGTTTTTACCACCTGGACGACGGCCTTTTCCACCTTGGCCAGGCTTACCGCGGCGATTTCCGCCAGGTCTACGACGAGCGGCCTTCCTCTTCTCAAAACATTCCTCACAAATTGGAAATTTTGAATCATCAGGAAGCTTGCAACCACATGAAGAACACTTAGCAACAATTTTTTGTGATAAGAGTTCATTTAACTGATCAATAGCAAGTTGCTTATTATTTAAAAGCTCAACTTCTGAATAAACGAAGTTCTTATTATTAAAGTGTCTTGAGAGCCATTGATAAAGCTCGACACACTTAATGGAAGTTTCAAGATAATCAATATCCCCAGAGTCATGCTCAATTGGCTCGGCCGGAATCCCTTCCATATTTACATACTTATGAAGGATCCAATTATAATGTTGAACATGATCACTTAAGCCTAAATTTACTGGAGCACATGCAAACCCGAAGATCTCAGCATCAGTAAGTGTCCCATTAGAGTCAGCATCCTCAACCATCTCGGCCAGCTCGATCATCTCTTTCATATCAACGCACTCAAAAGGCTTTTGGAATGTCATTGTGTTAAAGAGCCTTAAGAACTCAGAGAGCTTTAATTTTGGAAGATTATTATCTATTAAAGCACGGTTGACTTGGTTGAAAATATCTAAGTCAGGACCAACCATACATTTTTCACTCTGCTCCAGTACTGCACTCATGGCCTCTTTAATACTTTCGATTCCATCTTCAACTTTACGAAGACAAGTAACAGCACCTTTTGGAAAACGTTGGTAACGTCCTGCTCGACCACCAATCTGCTTAATCTCACTTACTGAGATATCGTGTTGTTGGCCATCATAGAATTTTGATAGAGTCGTAAAAACAACTCTCTTAATTGGAAGGTTCATCCCCATAGCAATTGCATCAGTTGATACAATGACATCAGTTTCACCCTGATCAAATTTTCTCGCTTGCTCACGACGAACCTCCGGCGAGAGTCGACCGTATACAATTGAAACTTTATATCCGAGACGCTCTAGGTCTCTCTTGTGTCTTAGTGCATTCTTTCTAGAAAATACAATAAGTGCATCATTCTTTTGCATATCTGCAAGAACGATTGGATGAGGTTCAACATAGAGCTCAGTCATTCTTGTATATTCATTTATGATGAGTTCATCACCACATAGATCGACAATATTTCTTACCATCTCAAGAGCTGATGCATCACCACATAGGTGAACTTCATCTGCCATGATATTTACTAAGGCCCTTGTCCATGCCCAACCACGAGATGGATCTGTAATCATTTGGATTTCATCAATTACACAACAGTCAAAGACTTCTTGGAGCCTGGCCATTTCAATCGTTGATGAATAGTGAGTCGAACCTTCTCTTTCAATAACTTCTTCACCAGTTAAAAGAGTTGTAACTGCACCTTTAGAGTTTAAAGTATCGTAGAGTTCAGCTGCAAGAAGTCTTAGTGGTGCAAGATAGCAACCTTTAGGAACACTCGAGAGCTTCTCAATAGCATGATATGTTTTACCAGAGTTTGTAGGTCCCATGTGATAGACAATCTTTCTCTTCATTTGTCTAGCAGCTGAGTGAGTCCAAAACTCCCCTAGGTATTCTTGAAGGATAGTTGAAGATACATCCTTCTTTTTGAGAATAATAATTGATTTAACAAACTTCTTAAATTCACGAATTAGATAGCGCTCATTACGCCAATAATTTGTTGAAAGTGATGAGTAGAATTTATGATACTCATCATCTGTGATCAGATCTGTACTTAATTCATTTTCTTCAAGATACTGATCAAAGAGCATATGCACATTACGTTTATGTAATTTTGCTAATTCTGATGGATAAGAAAATTCAGAACGGTAATATTGTTTGACCTGATTCTCAAGACGATTAAGAGATGATCTCTTAATTGTATTTCTTAATTTATAAAAACTCTTATCAAGTCTTTTTTGTAGATCAAAGACGATATCTGAAACAGTATTGAGTCCGCTATCAATTTCTTCTTTGATTGTTTCTTTCTTAGAATCAATTAACTCAACACAACTTTCGTAAACAGAGTCTCTTAATAAAGCTCTAAAGTCATTTACACATTTAATACACTGACATTTTAACTCACCAATTTTATGTTTAGTTAAGTCAACATCTTCTGCACGAATAAATTTTTGTGTTTCATTGTGCTTATCAACAATTTTCTGCGACCACATCTTGAATGTCTTCTCATGTAGAGAAAGAACATTTTGAGAAAGGCCACCATCTTGTCCAAAAAAGACAGCTTCTTTTTCTGGGATAAGGCAATCATCAATGAAGATTAGATCGAGAATATTTTCTTGCTTTATCAACAAGTTGAAATTAGTGAACTCATTGTTAAAGAAGTAAACCAATGATGGATATTCATCAAAGACTTTCCATAGTGGAGTCAAAAGACTCTCTAGAAAATCGAGAACAATATGAGCATCTTCGCTCGTTCTAACATAACTATCATCTTCAGCGAAATTATTGACTTTGATAATATTTTTACGTTCTGTTTCAATGTTTTCTCTAATGTCAGAGAAGTCAGGTAGCTTATTTATTTCTTGCGAGCTCATGCTTTAAAGATACGTTGCGGGAAGAAATTGTGCAAGTAATCTTAGGTGTTAAATACAAAAAAATACATTATAATCAAAAGGTCATTTGAAAATTAAAATAAATAGGATTCGTTATGAAAACATGGCTCACAGAAACTTTTAATATTAAATATCCAATTATCATGGCCCCGATGTTCCTCGTATCAAGTATAGATATGCTAGTTGAAGCTTCAAAGGCTGGAATTATGGGTTGTATTCCAGCGCTAAACTGGAGAACACCAGAGGAATTTGAAGAGGGTCTAAAAGAGCTAAAAGAAAGATGTGAAGGTCCATTTGGAATTAATATCATTGTAAATCAGTCAAACATCCACATGCACAAGCAAATTGATCTATGTGCAAAATATGCACCCGACTTTATCATCACTTCACTTGGAAACCCAAAGGAAGTAATTGAGAAATGTCATCCTCAAGGTACAAAAGTTATCTGTGATGTTGTTGACCTAAAATATGCAAAGAAAGTTCAAGATCAAGGAGCCGATGCAGTAATCGCTGTAAACTCTGGAGCAGGAGGTCACGCTGGACCAACTCCAGCAAGTATTCTTGTTCCATTACTTAAAAGAAATCTTGATATACCAGTTATTTCAGCAGGTGGTATTGCAACAGGTTCTGGTTTATTTAGTATCATGGCCCTTGGCTGTGAAGGTGTTTCAATTGGTTCACCATTTATCGCGACAAAAGAGTCAATTGTTTCAGATGCGTATAAAGAAGCTGTGGTAAATTACGGCGCCAAGGATATCGTCATGTCTAATAAGATCTCAGGGACTCCTTGTACGGTTATCAACACTCCTTATGTACAAAAAATAGGAACAGAACAAAATATCGTTGAAAAGGCCATGAGCAAGAATAAGAAGCTTAAAAAATATGCAAAGATGCTCACTGGTTATAAGGGAATGAAAGCAGTTGAGAAAGCTGCCTTTGGAGCAACATATAAAACTGTTTGGGTTGCTGGCCCTTCAATCGAATTCATTGAGAAAATTGAAACTGTTCAAGAGATTGTTAAACGACTGATAACTGAATATGAAACAGCAGTTGAAGAGTTCTTAGCAAAAAGATCGTAATTATGTTTAAGCTTCCTAAGGTTTTACGTTATCAAAATTTTAGAAAGCTCTATATTGCAGGCTTAACGTCTGAGCTTGGGTCTTTTGTTTCAGAGACGGCCCTCATGCTCTTAGTCTTTGAACTATCAAGTAATAATAAGGCCTATCTCGGTGCTGCTCGAGCAGTATTTCTCTTATTCCTCACTATCGGAAATCTCATCGGTGGTGTTATTGGAGAGAAGTATAATCGCAAGAAGGTATTACTTTTTACCAATTATATTAGAATTCCGATTATCTTCACCATTCTCTTTGTGGAAAGTCCTGAAGTTGTCATTTTATGTGATGGACTCATTGCTCTTTTTACAGGGATGTATAATCCAACACGCCAGGCAATGGTAAATGATATAGTTCCTCAAAAGGATATGAATAAGGCAAACGCATTATTTGGTTCGGCCTTTGCAGTACTTCATATGATTGGACCATTTCTAGGTGCCACAATGTTTACCGCCTTTGGTGGTATTAAAGAAGTCGTTGCCTTAGATTTTCTAACATATATCGTGGGTATCTTCTTTATTATGTCACTAACCTATAATCCTCCTAAACATGAAGAAGATAGTGAGAAGTTCATCTCCGAAATAAAGAATGGAATAAAATACGCCAAGACTCAAAAGCCTTTATCGGCGATTCTATCCAACGTTGTCATCGAGGGGCTCGTTCTTGGGTTTATGTTTCCATTGATACTTCCTTATATGACTGAAGTTCTAGGTGCTACAAAACAAGACTACGGTATTGGACTAGCGCTTTTTGGACTTGGCGGGCTTTTTGGTGGCTGGGCAAGCTCCACTATTCTTAAAGATCAATCTGTTGGTAAAATTATAATAACAGCGCTTTATATTGAACCAATACTAATGGCAGTTTGGCTACTGTCAGCTTCCTACTTTGCAACTTTGATTATCTTCTTTATATGGGGACTTGTTGTCTTTATACGAATAACAAATCAACTAAATTATGTCTCAAATAAAGTAGAAACTAAGTACCTAGCACGTAGTTTTGCCTTGCTCGACTTAGGCTTCGTCGTTCCAAATATACTTGGTGGGATCATTCTTACGTTTATTGGAAATAGTTTTAAAACAGAAGAAATACTCTATATCGTATGTATCGCATTTTGCACCTTGATTTTTCCAAGGATGTTATTTTCCGATATGAAAGCATTATTTAATATTAATAACGAAACTGTCGAAAGGGATACATCAATCCAAGACAGTATATAAAAAGTTATTAGAAGGTATCAATATGACAACAATTTGGTTAAGAGATGAAGATAAAGAGTTTGAAAAAAGAACTCCTCTAACACCAGAAAATGCAAAGAAGCTTTTGGACGCAGGTTACAAAGTTATTGTAGAAAAATCTAATGACCGTATCTTTCCTATCCAAGAATATGAGAAATTAGGTTGTGAAATTAAAGAAAGTCATGCCTGGATTGAAGAAGCTCCAGTCTCGGATGATGTCTTTATTTTAGGACTAAAAGAATTAAAAGAAACCGACACATTTCCACTTAAACATAATCACATTTACTTTGCCCATATCTATAAAGGACAAAATGGAGCCGAAAAGGTTTTCCATCGCTATAGTGAAGGTCAAGGAACACTCTTTGATCTTGAGTTCTTGTTAAATGAAGATAAACGTAGAGTAGCAGCATTTGGCTACTGGGCAGGATATGTTGGGGCGGCCTTGAGTGTAGAGAACTTCTTCTCAGAGTCTCCAGCTCCTCTGCGACATTACTCTTCAAAAGATGAATGGCTAAAAATTATAAATGAAAAGAGACAAGGAAAAAGAAACCCTTGTACCTTTATCATTGGCGCTTTAGGGCGTTGCGGAAGTGGTGCTAGAGAGCTACTTGATGATCTTGAACTTGAATCAGTTAATTGGGATGTGGATGAAACAAAGAAAGGTGGCCCTTTTGAAGAAATCATTAATGCCGACATCTTTATCAATACAGTTCTTATGACAACTAAGATTCCTCCATTTCTTGATAAATCACTTATGGAGAGAAATCAGAAACTCTCTTATATCTGTGATGTAAGTTGTGATCCAAATAGTGACTTAAACCCTATTCCTATTTATGACGTGCATACAACATGGGATAAACCTTTACATAGAATCGAAAGTTCTATCGATCATGAATGCAATATTATCGCCATTGATAATCTTCCTTCGGCCCTACCAAAAGAGAGCTCGATTGATTACTCGAATCAATTGATTCCTCACCTTTTAGAACTTAAGAATGCGAAGAATTACTTTACGTGGTCGCATGCTAAAGAGATTTTTGAAACGAAGAAGTCTGCTAATAAGTAAGCATGTTGCTAACTTTAGCAAAGCTAAAGTGTCGCTTTTCCTTTGCGATAACTTTCCCATTGCTCCTGAGAAAACAAAACCGACATAAACGTCGGTTTGTTTAAATCGCTTTTTAGCTAAAGATTGGGGAGCTAACACTGCATCATATCTTAGCTTCGCTAAGATGCTGCAGCTGTTTTTACATGGTCGCATGCTAAAGAGATTTTTGAAACGAAGAAGTCTGCTAATAAGTAAGCATGTTGCTAACTTTAGCAAAGCTAAAGTGTCGCTTTTCCTTTGCGATAACTTTCCCATTGCTCCTGAGACAACGAAGCCGGGCTTGAACCCGGCTTGTTGAAATAATTTTTTTAGCTAAAGACTGGGGAGCTAGCGCCGCAAACAATAGACTGGCCTTTATGGTCACGATGACCGGTATGTCAGCGAGAGGCAGGAGCCGAAGCTGACGAGGGCGGCCAATTTTGCGGGGCACTAAATTAGACCACCACGTCTAAGTAGTGCATCAACCTCTGGCTCACGGCCACGGAATCTCTTATAAAGATCCATTGGGTGTTCTGAGCCACCTTTTTCAAGGATATTCTCTCTAAAACGATCAGCAATTGTCGTATTAAAAATCCCTTCCTCTAGGAAAAGTTCAAATGCATCAGCATCAAGAACTTCTGCCCACTTATATGAGTAGTATCCAGCAGAATATCCACCAGCAAAGATATGTCCAAATGCTGTAGAAGTCATTGTTCCTGGAATCTTTGGAAGAAGTTGAACATCCTTAGTTGCTAGAGTTTCAAATTCTTCTACATTTGTAATATTTGAAGGATCACCTGAATGCCATGCCATATCAAGAAGCCCAAGACTTAGTTGGCGAATCGTGTGACGTCCTTCACCAAAGTTTGAACTATCTTTTAGCTTTTGAACTAATTCTTCTGGGATTAGCTCTCCTGTTTCATAGTGCTTAGCAAATAGATCAAGACATTCTTTTTCAAATGCCCAGTTTTCCATTATTTGAGAAGGAAGTTCAACGAAGTCCCAGAATACATTTGGACCAGAAAGCATACGGTACTGACATTTTGTTAGAATACCATGAAGTGCGTGTCCAAATTCGTGGAATAGAGTCGTCACTTCATTAAAAGTTAGAAGTGAAGGCTTTGTTGTCGTTGGCTTTGTAAAGTTACAAACGTTAGCAATATGTGGACGGATATCCTCACCATTTTGAACATATTGTTCTCTAAATGCAGTCATCCATGCTCCACCACGCTTTGA
This window harbors:
- a CDS encoding HD-GYP domain-containing protein, which produces MKKSKIVNLGERRKKASTRKSADKKTTSPKANTKNKVSNSVQTDPTAVLEAENKALKLEQKKICEMAARTILHALDCKDHYTYGHSTRVAYFSLTLGREIGLNEEELYDLELSALFHDIGKIGVPDSVLNKPSRLTEDEFLQMKSHPEKSYEILQGFTHFEKVAKFAKYHHERWDGRGYPEGLKGEEIPLFSRIILIADTFDAMTSTRVYRKGLDYEVAYEELDEFSGSQFDPELAQAFIRAMKKEEAKQEKTFTLTIIDGLFKKDAA
- a CDS encoding DUF455 family protein, whose product is MNIYDYARLLLESPTLEDKLTATSVVSDLSYQKTADGIKDLMPERESRIKFSSEQVKFPKKGSFHLDEKKAMALHFFANHELLAIEMMAAALMYIPIEDKSQYKRIATGILSTIDDEIKHFNLYRKRMNDFGIDFGDLPVNDFFWRQMQKLTSFEEYFAVMALTFEAANLDFAKFYRDIFAGVGDKKSSAILNVVYEDEISHVGFGIHWLNRWRNEKDLWEFYVSSLPDLLSPARAKGMIFDHEGRVRTGMDEDFIEKIKNYQDGFIVTKRKEWK
- a CDS encoding NAD(P)H-dependent flavin oxidoreductase, producing MKTWLTETFNIKYPIIMAPMFLVSSIDMLVEASKAGIMGCIPALNWRTPEEFEEGLKELKERCEGPFGINIIVNQSNIHMHKQIDLCAKYAPDFIITSLGNPKEVIEKCHPQGTKVICDVVDLKYAKKVQDQGADAVIAVNSGAGGHAGPTPASILVPLLKRNLDIPVISAGGIATGSGLFSIMALGCEGVSIGSPFIATKESIVSDAYKEAVVNYGAKDIVMSNKISGTPCTVINTPYVQKIGTEQNIVEKAMSKNKKLKKYAKMLTGYKGMKAVEKAAFGATYKTVWVAGPSIEFIEKIETVQEIVKRLITEYETAVEEFLAKRS
- a CDS encoding helicase-related protein — its product is MSSQEINKLPDFSDIRENIETERKNIIKVNNFAEDDSYVRTSEDAHIVLDFLESLLTPLWKVFDEYPSLVYFFNNEFTNFNLLIKQENILDLIFIDDCLIPEKEAVFFGQDGGLSQNVLSLHEKTFKMWSQKIVDKHNETQKFIRAEDVDLTKHKIGELKCQCIKCVNDFRALLRDSVYESCVELIDSKKETIKEEIDSGLNTVSDIVFDLQKRLDKSFYKLRNTIKRSSLNRLENQVKQYYRSEFSYPSELAKLHKRNVHMLFDQYLEENELSTDLITDDEYHKFYSSLSTNYWRNERYLIREFKKFVKSIIILKKKDVSSTILQEYLGEFWTHSAARQMKRKIVYHMGPTNSGKTYHAIEKLSSVPKGCYLAPLRLLAAELYDTLNSKGAVTTLLTGEEVIEREGSTHYSSTIEMARLQEVFDCCVIDEIQMITDPSRGWAWTRALVNIMADEVHLCGDASALEMVRNIVDLCGDELIINEYTRMTELYVEPHPIVLADMQKNDALIVFSRKNALRHKRDLERLGYKVSIVYGRLSPEVRREQARKFDQGETDVIVSTDAIAMGMNLPIKRVVFTTLSKFYDGQQHDISVSEIKQIGGRAGRYQRFPKGAVTCLRKVEDGIESIKEAMSAVLEQSEKCMVGPDLDIFNQVNRALIDNNLPKLKLSEFLRLFNTMTFQKPFECVDMKEMIELAEMVEDADSNGTLTDAEIFGFACAPVNLGLSDHVQHYNWILHKYVNMEGIPAEPIEHDSGDIDYLETSIKCVELYQWLSRHFNNKNFVYSEVELLNNKQLAIDQLNELLSQKIVAKCSSCGCKLPDDSKFPICEECFEKRKAARRRPGGNRRGKPGQGGKGRRPGGKNFKGKPNSGQGKRKNVSRKRKVTKR
- a CDS encoding MFS transporter, with protein sequence MFKLPKVLRYQNFRKLYIAGLTSELGSFVSETALMLLVFELSSNNKAYLGAARAVFLLFLTIGNLIGGVIGEKYNRKKVLLFTNYIRIPIIFTILFVESPEVVILCDGLIALFTGMYNPTRQAMVNDIVPQKDMNKANALFGSAFAVLHMIGPFLGATMFTAFGGIKEVVALDFLTYIVGIFFIMSLTYNPPKHEEDSEKFISEIKNGIKYAKTQKPLSAILSNVVIEGLVLGFMFPLILPYMTEVLGATKQDYGIGLALFGLGGLFGGWASSTILKDQSVGKIIITALYIEPILMAVWLLSASYFATLIIFFIWGLVVFIRITNQLNYVSNKVETKYLARSFALLDLGFVVPNILGGIILTFIGNSFKTEEILYIVCIAFCTLIFPRMLFSDMKALFNINNETVERDTSIQDSI
- a CDS encoding saccharopine dehydrogenase, whose product is MTTIWLRDEDKEFEKRTPLTPENAKKLLDAGYKVIVEKSNDRIFPIQEYEKLGCEIKESHAWIEEAPVSDDVFILGLKELKETDTFPLKHNHIYFAHIYKGQNGAEKVFHRYSEGQGTLFDLEFLLNEDKRRVAAFGYWAGYVGAALSVENFFSESPAPLRHYSSKDEWLKIINEKRQGKRNPCTFIIGALGRCGSGARELLDDLELESVNWDVDETKKGGPFEEIINADIFINTVLMTTKIPPFLDKSLMERNQKLSYICDVSCDPNSDLNPIPIYDVHTTWDKPLHRIESSIDHECNIIAIDNLPSALPKESSIDYSNQLIPHLLELKNAKNYFTWSHAKEIFETKKSANK